From the genome of Lycorma delicatula isolate Av1 chromosome 11, ASM4794821v1, whole genome shotgun sequence, one region includes:
- the UBL3 gene encoding ubiquitin like 3 isoform X2 encodes MVSRSIPSDKINLRLILVSGKTKEFLFSPSDSAGDIAHHVFENWPEDWAEEAVAKAEILRLIYQGRFLHSNVTLGALGLPFGRTTVMHLVPRENLPEPNSQDQRQKSKGGGSSCCSASCCIL; translated from the exons ATCAATTTACGGCTGATCCTAGTAAGTGGAAAAACAAAGGAATTTCTGTTTAGTCCCAGTGATTCAGCGGGTGATATTGCACATCACGTATTTGAAAATTGGCCTGAAg aCTGGGCTGAAGAAGCAGTAGCGAAAGCAGAAATATTACGATTGATTTATCAAGGACGATTCTTACATAGCAATGTCACATTGGGTGCACTGGGTCTACCATTTGGTCGTACGACTGTTATGCATCTTGTACCTCGAGAAAATTTGCCTGAGCCAAATTCACAAG ATCAACGCCAAAAAAGTAAGGGTGGTGGTAGTAGCTGTTGTTCGGCCTCATGTTGCATCTTGTAA
- the UBL3 gene encoding ubiquitin like 3 isoform X3, producing the protein MKINLRLILVSGKTKEFLFSPSDSAGDIAHHVFENWPEDWAEEAVAKAEILRLIYQGRFLHSNVTLGALGLPFGRTTVMHLVPRENLPEPNSQDQRQKSKGGGSSCCSASCCIL; encoded by the exons ATCAATTTACGGCTGATCCTAGTAAGTGGAAAAACAAAGGAATTTCTGTTTAGTCCCAGTGATTCAGCGGGTGATATTGCACATCACGTATTTGAAAATTGGCCTGAAg aCTGGGCTGAAGAAGCAGTAGCGAAAGCAGAAATATTACGATTGATTTATCAAGGACGATTCTTACATAGCAATGTCACATTGGGTGCACTGGGTCTACCATTTGGTCGTACGACTGTTATGCATCTTGTACCTCGAGAAAATTTGCCTGAGCCAAATTCACAAG ATCAACGCCAAAAAAGTAAGGGTGGTGGTAGTAGCTGTTGTTCGGCCTCATGTTGCATCTTGTAA